Proteins found in one Rhodobacteraceae bacterium D3-12 genomic segment:
- a CDS encoding AsmA-like C-terminal region-containing protein has protein sequence MRAILTLRGDFAVLSGGASAAAIEMSYQSRIGSAAATFGMNFSDLRAADIAAQSAALVWLNVLRAPIAGALRASTDDAGALGPLYATLHIGEGVMQPTDQTKPVPFRSARSYFTYAPDSQAMQFNEMSVDTAWGSARAEGKVVLGKIKNGLPTEFVSQMRLRDIQANPMAYYDEPVTFSNVLMDARLNLDPFQLSIGQLTLRDSDGKLVVSGDLRAGAKGWDVSLAAKMDQLSPDRLLELWPAELSTNTRDWIERNVLGGLIRNIQLGLKWEPEQKPITQLGFEFEALDTLFMKTMPPVRGARGHATLFRNMFTVSAEGGLVTPEKGGALDITGTVFQIPDVTVKQGPAEVLVNTRSTITAVLSMLDREPFQFITKSGQSVTVADGRAEVRGKIGFSLKKKVPVEDVTYDVVADLKNVRSETLIPGRVTAAPVLKATANGKELKISGKARVGQVPVEGVFTAPLGKPKAGSAAPGKSRLEGTIELSQRFVDEFNIGLPSGSVSGASTGRITIDMQRGEKPVFALSSRLSGLALRIPQIDWAMGKATRGTLEVAGRLGAPVEVNKIALTAPGLRTSGSLSLNSDGSFREARFARLRAGSWLDAPVTLIGRGAGRSPEVRVSGGTVDLSQTEVGSGTGSSASKGGGPLKVTLDRLKISEGIALTGFRGDFSTARGMDGSFVGKVNGGASVTGRVLPRNGRSAFRIQSDNAGGVFQSAGLFPSARGGALDLTLVPGGGPGSYDGQMTVKSVWLRNAPAMAALLNAISVIGLLEQLSGRGILFSEVEARFRLTPTQAIITKSSAIGTSMGISMDGYYTLDSGAMNMQGTVSPFYLINGVGSVLTRKGEGLVGFTYRLKGTSAKPKVQVNPLSLLTPGMFREIFAAHPRS, from the coding sequence TTGAGGGCTATTCTGACGCTGCGCGGAGATTTTGCGGTTCTGAGCGGCGGAGCATCGGCGGCGGCGATTGAAATGAGCTATCAGAGCCGGATTGGGTCTGCGGCGGCCACCTTTGGCATGAATTTCTCGGATTTGCGCGCGGCAGACATTGCGGCGCAATCTGCGGCTCTTGTCTGGCTGAATGTCTTGCGCGCGCCGATCGCGGGTGCGCTGCGTGCGTCGACGGATGATGCGGGGGCGCTTGGGCCATTGTATGCCACGTTGCATATCGGCGAAGGGGTGATGCAGCCCACGGATCAGACCAAGCCGGTGCCGTTCCGCTCGGCTAGAAGCTATTTCACCTATGCGCCTGACAGTCAGGCGATGCAGTTTAACGAAATGTCGGTTGATACCGCGTGGGGGTCGGCGCGGGCCGAGGGCAAGGTGGTGCTTGGTAAAATCAAGAATGGTCTGCCCACTGAATTCGTCAGCCAAATGCGGCTGAGAGATATTCAGGCCAATCCGATGGCGTATTACGACGAGCCGGTGACATTTTCGAACGTCCTGATGGACGCAAGGCTCAATCTTGATCCGTTCCAGCTTTCTATTGGGCAACTGACGTTGCGCGATAGTGATGGCAAGCTGGTGGTGAGCGGCGATTTGCGGGCGGGGGCCAAGGGATGGGATGTCAGTCTTGCCGCGAAGATGGACCAGCTTAGCCCGGATCGGCTTTTGGAATTGTGGCCCGCGGAGTTGAGCACCAATACGCGCGACTGGATCGAGCGCAATGTGTTGGGCGGGCTGATCCGCAACATTCAGCTTGGCCTGAAATGGGAGCCGGAGCAAAAGCCGATCACGCAACTGGGGTTTGAGTTCGAAGCGTTGGACACCCTGTTCATGAAGACCATGCCGCCGGTCCGCGGCGCACGCGGCCACGCGACGTTGTTTCGCAATATGTTCACGGTGAGCGCGGAAGGCGGTTTGGTGACGCCCGAAAAAGGCGGCGCGCTTGATATTACGGGCACGGTGTTTCAGATTCCTGATGTGACAGTCAAACAGGGGCCAGCCGAAGTGCTGGTGAACACGCGCAGCACCATCACGGCGGTTCTTTCGATGCTGGACCGGGAGCCGTTTCAGTTTATCACGAAATCCGGTCAGAGCGTCACGGTCGCGGATGGGCGGGCAGAGGTGCGCGGGAAAATCGGTTTTTCCCTAAAGAAAAAAGTACCGGTCGAGGACGTGACCTATGACGTGGTTGCCGACCTCAAGAACGTGCGCAGCGAAACCCTGATCCCCGGACGGGTCACGGCGGCGCCAGTTTTGAAAGCAACGGCAAACGGCAAGGAGCTTAAGATTTCCGGCAAGGCGCGGGTCGGGCAAGTGCCGGTGGAGGGGGTTTTCACCGCGCCTCTGGGCAAGCCGAAGGCGGGGAGTGCTGCGCCGGGCAAGAGCCGGTTGGAAGGCACGATCGAGCTGTCCCAACGCTTTGTTGATGAGTTCAACATTGGCCTGCCATCGGGCAGCGTTTCCGGCGCCAGCACGGGGCGCATTACCATCGACATGCAACGCGGCGAGAAGCCGGTTTTCGCGCTAAGCTCGCGGTTGTCGGGGCTTGCGCTCAGGATACCGCAGATTGACTGGGCGATGGGCAAGGCCACGCGCGGCACGCTTGAGGTGGCCGGGCGGCTGGGGGCGCCGGTCGAGGTGAACAAGATCGCGTTGACCGCGCCGGGGTTGCGGACGTCGGGGAGCTTGTCGCTCAATTCCGACGGAAGTTTTCGCGAGGCGCGGTTCGCGCGCCTGCGGGCGGGGAGTTGGCTGGATGCGCCAGTGACGTTGATCGGGCGTGGTGCGGGGCGCTCTCCCGAGGTGCGGGTGTCGGGGGGCACGGTTGATTTGAGCCAGACGGAGGTGGGCAGTGGCACCGGGTCGAGCGCAAGCAAGGGCGGTGGCCCGCTCAAAGTGACGCTGGACCGGTTGAAGATCAGCGAAGGAATTGCGCTTACCGGCTTTCGCGGAGATTTCAGCACGGCGCGCGGTATGGATGGCAGCTTTGTCGGCAAGGTAAACGGCGGGGCGTCGGTAACGGGCCGGGTTCTGCCGCGTAACGGAAGAAGCGCGTTTCGTATTCAGTCGGACAATGCCGGTGGGGTGTTCCAATCTGCCGGGCTGTTCCCCAGTGCGCGGGGCGGCGCGCTGGACCTGACGCTTGTGCCGGGCGGTGGACCGGGCAGCTATGACGGGCAGATGACCGTCAAGAGCGTGTGGCTGCGCAATGCGCCTGCGATGGCCGCGCTTCTCAATGCGATCAGCGTGATTGGATTGCTAGAGCAGCTCAGCGGGCGGGGCATTTTGTTTTCCGAGGTCGAGGCACGCTTTCGCCTGACGCCAACGCAGGCGATTATCACCAAGTCGAGCGCGATCGGCACGTCGATGGGGATTTCGATGGATGGATATTACACGCTGGATAGCGGCGCGATGAACATGCAAGGCACGGTGTCGCCGTTCTACCTGATCAACGGTGTCGGCTCGGTCCTGACGCGCAAGGGCGAGGGGCTGGTGGGCTTTACCTATCGGCTGAAAGGGACATCGGCCAAGCCAAAGGTGCAGGTCAACCCGCTCTCGCTGTTGACGCCGGGCATGTTTCGCGAGATTTTCGCCGCCCACCCCCGAAGCTGA
- a CDS encoding AsmA family protein has protein sequence MSDTPTDMPAEDPALPSEDAEAKPGKGKKRPLRRKLGLAALFSMLVLVVLVGLAAFLMIGRPLVAPEWLKSRIETQINNQFQMAQVRLGGVSLIVEDMWLPRVKLDDVEVLGAAGEHVVRLSDVESTLALSPLIKGQVQPAQIWLTGAQLVLRRDESGRVRLSFDQATPAASQAASFVQLIEQVDRALISPAFADLTSFTADGLTIRYEDARAGRAWTVDGGRISLTRIEGYSDAARRFCGSERRSIGGGD, from the coding sequence ATGAGCGACACACCTACCGATATGCCTGCCGAAGACCCTGCATTGCCGAGCGAAGACGCGGAGGCAAAGCCGGGCAAGGGCAAGAAGAGGCCGCTTCGGCGCAAGCTGGGGTTGGCAGCGCTATTCTCTATGCTTGTGCTGGTGGTGTTGGTTGGGCTTGCGGCGTTTTTGATGATTGGGCGCCCGTTGGTGGCGCCGGAATGGCTTAAGAGCAGGATCGAGACGCAGATCAACAACCAGTTTCAGATGGCGCAGGTTCGGCTGGGCGGTGTGAGCCTGATTGTTGAGGACATGTGGTTGCCGCGCGTCAAGCTGGACGATGTTGAGGTGCTGGGCGCTGCGGGCGAGCATGTTGTGCGCCTGTCCGATGTGGAAAGCACGCTGGCGCTTTCACCGCTGATTAAGGGACAGGTGCAGCCAGCGCAGATCTGGCTGACCGGGGCGCAGCTGGTTTTGCGGCGTGACGAATCCGGCCGCGTGCGCCTGAGCTTTGATCAGGCGACGCCCGCCGCGTCGCAGGCGGCGAGTTTCGTGCAATTGATCGAACAAGTTGACCGTGCGTTGATAAGCCCAGCCTTTGCCGACCTGACAAGTTTTACCGCAGATGGTTTAACCATTCGTTACGAAGACGCGCGCGCCGGGCGGGCCTGGACCGTGGATGGCGGGCGGATCAGTTTGACGCGCATTGAGGGCTATTCTGACGCTGCGCGGAGATTTTGCGGTTCTGAGCGGCGGAGCATCGGCGGCGGCGATTGA